ACGCTCGCCCACTTCGGCGCGCTCCATGGGGTGGTGTTCTGCGTGGGCTCGGTGAACCCCTCGCTCTCGCGCTCCCTCGCGGACCTGACGCCCGAGGACGTGCGCGTCCTCTTCCAGAGCCGGGTGCACGGCCTGTACGCGCTCGAGGAGGTGCTGAGGGACCGGCCGCTCGACTTCTGCCTGCTGGCCTCGTCGCTCGTGGCGGTGCGCGGGCGGGGGGCGAGCGCCGCCTATAGCGCGGCCATGAACTTCATGGATGCGTTCGTCCTGCGCCAGGCGCAGCGCTCGCCGGTGCCGTGGGTGAGCGTGGACTGGGACGGCTGGACCAGCGACGCGGACGTGCTCCCGTCGACCGTGGCCCCCCTGGGCTCGCGGCCCATCACGGCGGCCGAGGGCGCCGAGCTGTTCACCGACGTGCTGTCGCTCGGTGGTGTGAACCGGGTGGCCGTCACCCCGCGAGACCCATTCTCCCCCGCCACGCCCCAGCCCCCGCCACGCCCCCCGGAGCACAACACGCCCAGGGCCGAGCCCGCCGCCTCCGACCCGAGTGCCGCGCGCAGAGCATCCCGTCCCCCCTTGGAGACCGCCTATGTGGCCCCGCGCGACGCGGTGGAGGAGTCCATCGCGAAGGTGTGGGAGTCGATGCTGGGCATCACCGGGGTAGGCATCTACGACAACTTCTTCGAGCTGGGGGGCGACTGGCGGACCGGGATGACGGTGATGACCCAGGTGCGTGAGAAGACCGGGGTCCCCCTGCCACCCGTGAGCCTCCAGGAAGGGCCGACGGTGGAGTTGCTGGCCCGGCGGCTCCGGGCCGCCTCCGAGGGGCTTCCAGACACGTCCTTCGATCGACCCCTCGTGCCCTCCTCCGCCGTGAAGCCCTCCGGCGAGGATGACTGAGGGAATGCGCATGAGCCGGACAGAGGAAGCGTTGGTGGCCGCGGTGTGCGACGTGGCCCGTGAGGCGGGACGCGCCACGCTGCGGTTTCATGGAGGGCCGCTGGACGTCGAGCGCAAGGCGGACGACTCTCCACTCACGGCGGCGGACAAGGCCGCTCACACCCTCATCGTCGGAGCCCTGCGGCGGCTGACACCCGAGCTGCCGGTGCTGTCCGAGGAATCCGACGAGCGGGAGCTGACCGAGCGGCGCCAGTGGAGCAACTACTGGTTGGTGGATCCGCTCGATGGAACCAAGGAGTTCATCAAGGGCAGCGGCGAGTTCACCGTCAACATCGCCCTCATCTCCGGGACTCAGCCCGTGCTGGGCGTGGTGCATGTGCCGGTCACGGGCGTGACGTACTGGGGACGGCAGGGCCGGGGCGCCTTCCGGGCGGACGCGGGCCAGGCACCAGTGGAGCTGCACACGCGGCCGGCGGATCCCGAGCGGCTGGTCATCGTGGCGAGCCGGGATCACGCGGGGCCACGCGTGGAGGCGCTGCTCGCGCGGCTGCCCACCGCGAAGACGGCCAACATGGGCAGCTCGCTCAAGTTCTGCCTCATCGCGGAGGGCAAGGCGGACTTCTACCCCCGGTTCCAACCCACCAGCGAGTGGGACACGGCGGCGGCGCAGTGCGTGCTGGAGGCCGCGGGGGGCGCGGTGACGGACACCGGAGGCCGCCGGCTGGCCTACAACAAGGAACAGCTCATCAACCCGTCCTTCCTCGCCTTCGGGGACGCGCGCCAGGACTGGCGGGCGCTGCTGGAGGAACGAGGCGACGGGTAGTCGCCCGGTGCATCACGGGCACTGCGCCATCCCAGTGTCGAGCCGCCCCGCCCTCACGAGCAAACCGAGCGCGATCGCGCGGCCATGGACGAGGCCTTGCGACTCGAGTCTGTCCACCATGGCATCGAATGACGCATCCTTGTCGAGCTCCACACAGGACGGCCCACTTCCCCCATCCGTCCTCCCGCCTCCGCCACCCGTCGGATACTCGGAACCGTCCTCGACCTTGGTGCCAGTCTGCCTCACGGCATGATCAGCACACGCGGACAGGCAGACACCAAGGGCCAACACCAGGAGAGTCCAGCTTCCCGTCATTTCTCCCACTCCTTGTGGGTTCTTCACTTGGGGTCGCGGTTCTCCAGCTCATGGATTCAGGAAAGGATCGAGCCCGGTGTGTTCGTTCTGAAGCCGTGTCAGGAAAACCTCGATACTCCTGGTAATCTTTGCCTTCTCCTGCGCGGATGTGAAGTAACCGTTGATGAAAATTTCCACATCGCTCCGATATCGGACGACCGGGTTGTAACCTGGCACATCCTTTCCAAGGAGTTTCAGGTTCTCGACGTGGACATCGTCGAGAGTCACCTTCCGCGCCAATGGGTCATACGTGAAACCCAGGTGGACGTTGTAGCTCACGGGGACACGGTACTTGCGCCCGCGCGTCGAGAGCAGGAACTGGGTCTCCCCCCGCATGTGAGAACCTGACGCGAGCGCGATCTTCCGTCCCCTCCAGGACAGGGCATTTCCCTGGATGTCGAAGCGCCAGCGATGCAGGGCCTCCGCCGGATTGACGAGCGGAAGAGCGGACCGGATGTTCCGCACGGAGTTCTCGAGCACGAACTCCTGCTCCAGCTTCTGGCGAAGCCTGTCGAAGTCGAACGTCGAGTTGAGCTGACGGAGACCGAAATGCGCTCCCTCCACCAGGAAACCCTCTCCGTCCTCAAAGGACGCTTCCGAGTAGAGCCGCGGCCCCAACCCCATGATCGCCTCACCCAGGGAAGCGTGCGAGGTGCTGGAGTATCGGCGGGCGATGAGACAGGCGTCCCGATGCCACTCGATTCCCACCTGCTCGCAATTTCCACCTGCCCAGTACCGTGCCCTGACCGTGTTGGAGAAGGCCTCCGAGAGATACGGCGTCGACGTCATCATGAGCTGCGTGGCATAGGCACGGAGGTAGACGTAGTGCGCCCTGGGCAGATTCTCCCCAGGATTCATCCGTGCGGCCCGCGGGTTGATGAGCGGAATGCGCTTGATGTCCGTGTCACACTGCGGGCTCACCGCGGACCCAAGACAGAGCACCCGGGCGTCCACTGTACCCAGCGAGACCGGGAAGATCAGTGCCTCACGGATTTGACCGACGTCATAGTCCCTGTTGAAGCGAAGCCTGACTGTCACCCTGTTCACGCCGTATTCGAACCGGATGTCCACCAGCGCCGGATTCGCCTGGGTGAAGAAAGACGACGAAAGCTCAACACGGGTGGGAAGCACATCCACCTTCACCACTTCCAGGTCATAGAATCCCTCCCCATGGCGCGCCCGGAGTAGACCGACGGACTCGCTCCAATTGGTGACGAACTGAATACTTGCCTCGATCCGCGAGCCGTTCTCCCTCACTGAAATGAACTGCCGGCCGTCCTCCTCCGCCACGACCAGGGTGTTGGGGAGGACGACCAGGGGATCCGCGAGGGCACTCGGCGGAAGGCTCAGCAACAATGCAACCATGAGGCTGCGCATCAAGGGCTCCTTATATCTCCTCCGGAAGCAGGAGGACTTCCCCGTCGGGAAGGATGGTGACAAGGGTCCCTCCCTCGTAGGTGTATTGCGTGGTGCCATCGTCGAAGACACGATGGAGTTGAAGCTTGTCGAGTTCGAGCTTGAGCTGCCGCTTCTTTCCCAACACCAGGAATCGGTCCGTCTCGCTCGAGGGCCCCTCCCGCCTGACCACGGCCTCCTCCGCACGGGGAGGAGGCAGGCGCTGCGCCTGCCCCGCCTTGGGCGTCCTCGCCTGTCGCGACGAACGCGACTCCTCCACCCTCCCGGCGGGCGCGTTTCCGTCAGACACCCACGCATCCCTCCAGGACATTCCGACGAGCACGAGGATTCCCAATGGCCCGACGATGAGCCCCAAGCGCTTCTTCATCATGACTGGCTCCTTCCTCGACACTTCACGGCCTCACGAGGAACCCGAACGATCCCACCGCGTCGTTGGCCAGCGTGAATCTCACGAGGCGCGAGCCCACATCCTCTCCGGCTCCGCAACGGTATACCTGCTGCCCATCGACGAGCTGGAAGCACGCTTCCAGAATGACGTTCACGTGACGCAACCCGGTCGCGAGTTCATTCGTGAGCACACCTCGATCGAGATAGTCCGCCACGTCGTCGCTCTCCGCCCAGTGACGAAGCGCGCTCAGCGCCAGGAATGCCGGCTTCGCGTTCTCCGCCTCCACACCCGTCACGAGCGGAAAGCTCTCGAAATAATCCCGCGGGGTGGCCATCGCCTTGACTCCGCTCAGCCAGGCGATGATGTACTCCTGCCGGGGAACCTGGACGAGCACGCTGCCTCGCGCGGCATTGAAGCCGGACCTGCTCGGATCGAGCAATGTCGCGAAATTCGCATAGCTCGGGGGGAGGGTCCCATTGAGCCAGCGTGTGACGCCCGTATAGAGAAACGTACTGTTGTCGTCCGGGATCTCGAACTGCTCGAAACGCGGAGCGCACTGGACGTACTCCTGCCGGACGTATTGAGCGAAAAGCGGAGCGTAGACGGTCGCGAGCTCCTGCCGGGCTTCAGCCGTTCCCGCACTCAAGTTTCCGGCGAGGACCGTCCGGTTCGGGACATCGACGTCCGCTGGCGGAAGGGACAGGTACCAGGCCTGGAAGCAGGACAGGTAGGCCCGCTGCGGCGACAGGACATGACGGAATTCAATGGCGAGCTGAAGCCCATCGAGCACTTCCACGTTCATGTTCACGAGGGGACTCGATGGAACGGAGACACCACCCGCCGCGAACGTATTCAACTGCTTCTGCAAGGAGCGCTTCAGCTCCGGAGAGAGACTGTCCGTCACCTCGGCTCCAGCATGCGAGACATGCAACCGGTAGACGTTCTCCGAACTCGCTGTACGCCGG
This DNA window, taken from Cystobacter ferrugineus, encodes the following:
- the cysQ gene encoding 3'(2'),5'-bisphosphate nucleotidase CysQ — protein: MSRTEEALVAAVCDVAREAGRATLRFHGGPLDVERKADDSPLTAADKAAHTLIVGALRRLTPELPVLSEESDERELTERRQWSNYWLVDPLDGTKEFIKGSGEFTVNIALISGTQPVLGVVHVPVTGVTYWGRQGRGAFRADAGQAPVELHTRPADPERLVIVASRDHAGPRVEALLARLPTAKTANMGSSLKFCLIAEGKADFYPRFQPTSEWDTAAAQCVLEAAGGAVTDTGGRRLAYNKEQLINPSFLAFGDARQDWRALLEERGDG